The Candidatus Latescibacterota bacterium genome has a window encoding:
- a CDS encoding protein-L-isoaspartate(D-aspartate) O-methyltransferase, whose product MVRTQIISRGVVDQQVIKAMNKVPRELMVGVEGRSISFQDGPVSIGCGQTISQPYIVAYMTEQLRLTGTDRVLEIGTGSGYQTAVLAEIVSEVYTVEIIDELSQRARGVLMDLGYDNIRFRTGDGSEGWPEEAPFDAIMVTASPPSIPDTLSRQLADGGRLILPAGVASQYLFRITRNDNNFEEDQLIGVRFVPMTGRVQEGRS is encoded by the coding sequence ATGGTCAGGACCCAGATCATATCTCGGGGTGTAGTGGACCAGCAGGTGATAAAAGCCATGAATAAGGTTCCCAGGGAATTGATGGTCGGAGTTGAGGGCCGGTCGATATCTTTCCAGGACGGACCTGTTTCAATAGGTTGTGGTCAGACTATCTCACAACCTTATATCGTCGCGTATATGACCGAACAGCTCAGGTTGACCGGGACGGACAGGGTGCTGGAGATAGGTACTGGCAGCGGATATCAGACCGCCGTTCTCGCGGAGATCGTATCGGAAGTATATACAGTGGAGATCATCGACGAACTGTCACAGAGGGCGCGCGGGGTACTTATGGATCTGGGCTATGATAATATCAGATTCAGGACTGGTGACGGGAGTGAAGGATGGCCGGAAGAAGCTCCATTCGACGCGATAATGGTGACCGCTTCACCTCCCTCCATTCCCGATACTCTTTCGAGGCAGCTGGCCGATGGCGGCAGGTTGATATTGCCCGCTGGAGTCGCGTCCCAGTATCTGTTCAGAATCACCCGTAATGATAACAATTTCGAGGAAGACCAGTTGATCGGAGTCAGATTCGTCCCGATGACAGGCCGTGTTCAGGAGGGAAGATCGTGA
- a CDS encoding histone deacetylase — MTGVIYHELFGRHLEGYQHIESTGRYEAVMDRLRNCGVTERLSFIEAQPARPEWIEAVHDQDFVNGILSMDMDSPVVLDWGDTVATKFTQQAAMLAAGAGVQAAGKVLNGELDSVFCAVRPPGHHAERDRAMGFCIFNNIAIAAAWLLGEGGLGRVAIIDWDIHHGNGTERIFIEDDRVLYVSIHQYPHYPGTGHENTTGIGKGDGFNLNIPVGSGSGDVLYMDKFDNVVVPALDKYKPEFILISAGFDGHSNDPLSGGLLTGGVFGEMTRRLMGVADRHCGGKIISLMEGGYDLDALADSVEAHVTAYI, encoded by the coding sequence GTGACAGGAGTGATCTACCATGAACTCTTTGGCAGGCACCTGGAGGGTTACCAGCATATAGAGAGTACAGGCAGGTACGAGGCCGTCATGGACAGACTCAGGAACTGTGGAGTGACGGAACGACTTTCCTTTATAGAGGCTCAGCCGGCCAGGCCGGAATGGATAGAGGCTGTGCATGACCAGGACTTTGTGAACGGGATACTGTCGATGGATATGGATTCGCCTGTCGTCCTGGACTGGGGCGATACTGTCGCGACGAAGTTTACTCAGCAGGCTGCCATGCTGGCAGCAGGAGCAGGTGTTCAGGCGGCTGGAAAAGTCCTGAACGGAGAGTTGGATTCTGTGTTTTGCGCGGTAAGGCCTCCAGGACACCATGCCGAGCGCGACAGGGCCATGGGCTTCTGCATATTCAATAACATAGCGATTGCCGCAGCATGGTTGCTGGGGGAGGGAGGTCTGGGCCGGGTAGCGATAATCGACTGGGATATCCATCATGGCAACGGCACAGAGAGGATATTCATCGAAGACGACAGGGTGCTGTACGTCTCCATCCATCAGTATCCCCATTATCCGGGAACAGGTCATGAAAATACGACTGGGATCGGAAAAGGGGACGGTTTCAACCTCAATATACCTGTCGGTTCAGGCAGTGGGGATGTCCTGTATATGGATAAGTTCGACAATGTGGTCGTGCCGGCCCTTGATAAATATAAGCCGGAGTTCATCCTGATCTCTGCCGGATTTGACGGACATTCAAATGATCCTTTATCCGGCGGGTTATTGACCGGCGGTGTCTTTGGAGAGATGACTCGAAGGCTTATGGGAGTGGCAGACAGGCACTGCGGGGGAAAGATCATCTCTCTTATGGAAGGTGGCTATGATCTCGATGCCCTTGCAGACAGCGTAGAGGCTCATGTGACCGCCTACATATAA